Proteins from a genomic interval of Mycobacterium conspicuum:
- a CDS encoding LpqN/LpqT family lipoprotein, translating into MRAAVFGAAAAVLVVSACAPKPPDFQSVLPTTASGATTTTAKPVPFAKYLEGIGVSGVPVAPNTLTDLTVSMPTPPGWKPYSNPKLPKTTEVISKGSRYPAAMLEVFALRGADFNAADAIQHANADAQLVSNFTQLDASTADFNGFPSSMLQGSYDQDDMRMHSYNRIVIATGSPPGKQRYLVQLTITSLAKEAVAQSSDIEAIIRGFTVAAK; encoded by the coding sequence GTGAGAGCTGCTGTTTTCGGTGCGGCCGCCGCCGTGTTGGTGGTGTCGGCCTGCGCGCCGAAACCCCCGGACTTCCAGTCGGTCTTGCCGACGACGGCGTCCGGCGCCACGACGACGACGGCCAAGCCGGTCCCGTTCGCCAAGTACCTCGAAGGTATCGGGGTGTCCGGGGTGCCGGTGGCGCCGAACACCCTGACCGACCTGACGGTGTCGATGCCGACACCACCGGGCTGGAAGCCGTACAGCAATCCGAAGCTGCCCAAGACCACCGAGGTGATCTCTAAGGGCAGCAGGTATCCGGCCGCCATGCTGGAGGTGTTCGCGCTGCGGGGCGCCGATTTCAACGCCGCCGACGCGATTCAGCACGCCAACGCCGACGCCCAGCTGGTCTCGAACTTCACCCAGCTCGACGCGTCGACCGCTGACTTCAACGGATTTCCCTCGTCGATGCTGCAGGGCAGCTACGACCAGGACGACATGCGGATGCACAGCTATAACCGGATCGTGATCGCCACCGGCTCGCCGCCCGGCAAGCAGCGGTACCTGGTTCAGCTGACCATCACCAGCCTGGCCAAGGAGGCGGTCGCGCAGTCCTCCGATATCGAGGCGATCATCCGTGGGTTCACCGTGGCCGCCAAATAG
- a CDS encoding helix-turn-helix transcriptional regulator, whose amino-acid sequence MLATMSQSAELPALNWSELGLSELLPTGTVTLLLADVEGSTRLWETQPETMTAALALLNRTVAEVVTAHDGVRPLEQGEGDSFVAAFARASDAVACALTLQRAPLTPIRLRIGIHTGEIQLRDESNYAGPTINRAARLRDLAHGGQTVLSGAAEAMVADHLPDGAWLADLGTHALRDLPRPERVLQLCHSDIRNDFPPLRTTNDAGNGHLPIQLTNFVGRASQIVDVRQLLKENRLVTLTGAGGVGKTRLAVQVAAGVATEFTGGVWFIDLAPVTNPLVVPVVLARTLGLADQPGRSTMETVCRFVRDLKMLLILDNCEHLLDACADLVVALLDAGHDVTILATSREPIGVVGELTWRVPSLSVDDEAVALFIDRARRTRPDFALKADNSSVIAEICRRLDGMPLAIELAAARTRTLSLTQMVDGLHHSFRLLAGGARTAVRRQQTLRASIDWSHGMLTDPERILFRRLAVFMGGFDLDAAHAVGADADVEHFQLIDLLGLLVDKSLVVAEEIQNVMRYRMLETVRQYGLEKLAESGEAEAVRTRHRDHYTGVATELAARIRGDGTPLVPWAELEMDNLRAAHAWSCDAGDFDPALRLVSSLQRLWVTRGRFREGVAGFDAVFSDDRYRDVDVATDVWVRAVADAELLAVWFSTPNNLPRAQEALGAARQRDDQRLVVHILLTCAVLAMNYAELAEPYFAEAAELARAADDLAALYHLRAYQCFVGNVVGDPIAAQAAGEEGRALANELGDSFMSRYSRVFLGGALVLQGKLAEALRVSRELVEEARAAQDLPMETFGLMTLAQALTFTGDATAGRAAAQAALENGAAMGGFHEDTAYLALAIAELASGNITAAKQACDAAWGCTSPLKELFVRSFVPMAEATMGCGDLVTARRWADDTVAAVPGSHQVTALTARAGVAVAQGESQQAERDLHDALEIADRTGGYLHLPDALERLAALVADSNPEHAARLFGAAEGMRQRHGEIRFKAFQASYDSALSKVREALEQHDFDGAWSEGNALSTGEAISYAQRGRGTRGRPASGWESLTPTELDVVRLVREGLSNKDIGARLFISPRTVQTHLTHVYAKLGVTSRVQLVQEAGRR is encoded by the coding sequence ATGCTGGCTACCATGAGCCAATCTGCGGAGTTACCGGCGCTGAACTGGAGCGAGTTGGGCTTGAGCGAGTTGCTGCCGACGGGGACGGTGACGTTGCTGCTGGCCGATGTCGAGGGTTCGACGCGGCTGTGGGAGACCCAGCCCGAGACGATGACGGCAGCGCTGGCCCTGCTGAACCGGACGGTGGCTGAGGTGGTGACCGCGCATGATGGGGTGCGCCCGCTCGAGCAGGGCGAGGGCGACAGCTTCGTGGCCGCCTTCGCGCGCGCGTCGGACGCGGTGGCGTGCGCGCTGACGCTGCAGCGGGCGCCGCTGACCCCGATCAGGCTGCGCATCGGGATCCACACCGGCGAGATTCAGCTACGCGACGAGTCCAACTACGCGGGCCCGACGATCAACCGCGCCGCGCGGCTGCGCGATCTGGCGCACGGCGGCCAGACCGTGTTGTCGGGTGCGGCCGAGGCGATGGTCGCCGACCACCTGCCCGATGGCGCCTGGCTTGCCGACCTCGGGACGCATGCCCTGCGCGATCTTCCGCGCCCGGAACGTGTTCTGCAGCTGTGCCATTCGGACATTCGTAACGACTTCCCGCCGCTGCGCACCACGAATGATGCTGGCAATGGTCATCTTCCGATCCAGTTGACCAACTTCGTGGGCCGTGCTTCACAGATCGTCGACGTCAGGCAGCTTCTGAAAGAGAACAGACTGGTGACCTTGACCGGCGCGGGCGGCGTCGGCAAGACGCGGTTGGCGGTGCAGGTCGCCGCCGGAGTGGCAACCGAATTCACCGGCGGCGTCTGGTTTATTGATCTCGCGCCGGTCACCAATCCGCTTGTCGTGCCGGTCGTCCTGGCGCGCACGCTGGGTCTGGCCGACCAGCCGGGCCGCTCCACCATGGAGACGGTGTGCAGGTTTGTCCGGGACCTCAAGATGTTGCTGATACTCGACAATTGCGAGCATCTGCTGGATGCCTGCGCGGATCTGGTGGTGGCCCTGCTTGATGCCGGCCACGATGTCACGATCTTGGCGACCAGCCGCGAGCCGATCGGCGTCGTCGGCGAGCTGACCTGGAGGGTGCCGTCGCTGTCGGTGGACGACGAGGCCGTTGCATTGTTCATCGACCGCGCCCGTCGAACCAGGCCAGATTTTGCCCTCAAGGCAGACAATTCGTCGGTAATCGCCGAAATTTGCCGGCGCCTGGACGGCATGCCTCTGGCGATCGAGCTGGCGGCCGCGCGAACCCGCACGCTGTCACTGACCCAGATGGTCGACGGCCTCCATCACAGCTTCCGCCTGCTCGCCGGCGGCGCACGCACCGCGGTTCGCCGCCAGCAGACGCTGCGCGCTTCCATCGACTGGTCGCACGGAATGCTCACCGATCCCGAACGCATTCTGTTTCGCCGCCTGGCGGTCTTCATGGGCGGATTCGACCTCGACGCCGCGCACGCGGTTGGGGCCGATGCCGACGTGGAGCACTTTCAGCTGATCGATCTGCTCGGACTGCTCGTAGACAAATCGCTGGTCGTCGCCGAGGAGATCCAGAACGTCATGCGATACCGCATGCTGGAGACCGTCCGCCAGTACGGTCTGGAAAAACTTGCCGAGTCGGGCGAAGCCGAGGCGGTGCGGACGCGGCATCGCGATCACTACACCGGAGTAGCTACGGAGCTGGCCGCGCGAATCCGTGGCGACGGAACACCGTTGGTTCCGTGGGCCGAGCTCGAGATGGACAACTTGCGGGCGGCGCATGCATGGAGTTGCGATGCCGGCGACTTTGATCCGGCGTTGCGTCTGGTGTCGTCGCTGCAGCGCCTGTGGGTGACGCGTGGGCGATTCCGTGAAGGCGTGGCCGGGTTCGACGCGGTCTTCAGCGACGACCGATACCGCGACGTCGATGTCGCTACCGACGTCTGGGTACGGGCGGTCGCCGACGCCGAGCTGCTGGCGGTCTGGTTCTCGACCCCGAACAACTTGCCGCGAGCGCAAGAAGCCCTGGGCGCGGCGCGTCAACGCGACGATCAGAGACTCGTCGTACACATCCTCTTGACGTGCGCCGTGTTGGCGATGAACTACGCCGAGTTGGCTGAGCCATATTTCGCCGAGGCGGCCGAGCTGGCCCGCGCGGCGGACGACCTCGCCGCGCTTTACCATCTGCGCGCCTACCAATGCTTCGTCGGCAACGTCGTCGGCGATCCGATCGCTGCGCAGGCGGCCGGCGAGGAGGGACGTGCCCTCGCCAACGAACTTGGCGACAGCTTCATGTCTCGGTACAGCCGGGTGTTCCTGGGCGGGGCGCTCGTGTTGCAGGGCAAGCTGGCCGAGGCGCTGCGGGTATCTCGTGAGCTGGTTGAGGAGGCGCGCGCGGCACAAGACCTCCCGATGGAAACCTTTGGTCTCATGACGCTGGCGCAGGCGCTGACGTTCACCGGCGACGCAACGGCAGGCCGCGCCGCAGCGCAGGCGGCCCTCGAAAACGGTGCCGCCATGGGCGGCTTCCACGAGGACACCGCCTACCTGGCCCTGGCCATCGCCGAGCTGGCAAGCGGCAACATCACGGCGGCCAAACAGGCCTGCGATGCGGCCTGGGGATGCACCTCTCCGCTCAAGGAACTGTTTGTGAGGAGCTTTGTGCCCATGGCGGAAGCGACCATGGGCTGCGGCGATCTGGTCACCGCCCGCCGCTGGGCAGACGACACCGTTGCGGCGGTTCCGGGGAGTCACCAGGTGACGGCGCTGACCGCACGGGCCGGCGTCGCGGTCGCCCAGGGTGAGTCGCAGCAGGCCGAACGCGACCTGCACGACGCTCTCGAAATTGCCGACCGCACAGGCGGATACCTGCATTTGCCCGATGCACTCGAACGCCTCGCCGCGTTGGTCGCCGACTCCAATCCCGAGCATGCCGCCCGGCTGTTCGGTGCGGCCGAAGGCATGCGGCAGCGGCACGGCGAAATTCGATTCAAGGCTTTTCAAGCGTCCTACGACTCAGCGCTGTCGAAGGTACGAGAAGCGTTGGAGCAACACGACTTTGATGGCGCATGGTCGGAAGGCAACGCGCTATCCACCGGTGAGGCAATCAGTTACGCTCAGCGCGGTCGCGGGACCCGGGGACGCCCGGCCAGTGGCTGGGAGTCGCTGACACCTACCGAGCTGGACGTCGTCCGCCTGGTCCGGGAGGGATTAAGCAACAAGGACATCGGCGCACGACTGTTCATCTCCCCGCGCACCGTCCAGACCCACCTCACCCACGTCTACGCCAAGCTTGGCGTCACCTCCCGGGTCCAACTCGTCCAGGAAGCGGGCCGCCGCTAG
- a CDS encoding cytochrome P450: MTINTVLAPSVFDAGLPTFRYDHLTDPDEALRVIADTRAQSPIAIGPYGPEVLTYELVRTVLRDDRFVTADGLGLDVQGVTSGPLWDRAVSNILSLDGAAHHRLRRLVSKAFARRGAERMRTLAADIVNGLVDAVAATGRCDVVTDIARQYPTPVICALLGAPPRDWQQISEWVDDIKKLFELNIAEDGAAILAAWDQLDAYLEELIDRRRASLTDDLISDLIRCEEAGDRLTHDELLMLTATLLGAGTDTTRNQLAAAVQVLCAHPDQWDLVALKPELAPDAVHELMRYRPIIFGTLRRAAEDVELAGVRIPAGTLVAANTASANRDPAVYDDPERLDITRQDPPAILNFGGGVHYCLGAHLARLELTEALRVITARMPKPRQTGPSPWKGMAGITGPLSVPLEFDPGH, from the coding sequence ATGACAATCAACACCGTTCTCGCCCCGAGCGTCTTCGACGCCGGTCTGCCCACCTTCCGCTACGACCACCTCACCGATCCCGACGAGGCGCTGCGCGTCATCGCCGACACCCGGGCACAGTCCCCGATCGCCATCGGCCCCTACGGACCCGAGGTGTTGACCTACGAGCTGGTCCGCACCGTGCTGCGCGACGACCGCTTCGTCACCGCCGACGGGCTCGGGCTCGACGTGCAGGGCGTCACCTCGGGTCCGCTGTGGGATCGGGCGGTCAGCAACATCCTGAGCCTGGACGGCGCGGCGCATCACCGGCTGCGCCGCCTGGTGTCCAAGGCGTTCGCGCGGCGGGGCGCCGAGCGGATGCGCACGCTTGCCGCCGACATCGTCAATGGGCTGGTCGACGCGGTCGCCGCGACGGGACGCTGCGACGTGGTCACCGACATCGCCCGTCAATACCCCACGCCCGTCATCTGCGCGCTGCTGGGCGCGCCGCCGCGGGACTGGCAGCAGATCTCCGAGTGGGTGGACGACATCAAGAAGCTCTTCGAGTTGAACATCGCCGAGGACGGCGCGGCGATCCTGGCCGCGTGGGACCAGCTCGACGCCTACCTCGAGGAGCTGATCGACCGCAGGCGCGCGTCGCTGACCGACGACCTGATCTCCGACCTCATCCGCTGCGAAGAAGCCGGCGACCGGCTGACCCATGACGAACTGCTCATGCTCACCGCCACCCTGCTCGGCGCCGGCACCGACACCACCCGCAACCAGCTCGCCGCCGCGGTCCAAGTGTTGTGCGCCCACCCGGACCAATGGGACTTGGTTGCCCTTAAGCCCGAATTGGCGCCCGATGCGGTCCATGAGTTAATGCGTTACCGCCCAATCATTTTCGGCACGCTGCGACGTGCCGCCGAGGACGTCGAACTGGCCGGGGTCCGCATCCCGGCCGGCACGCTGGTGGCCGCCAACACCGCGTCGGCCAACCGCGACCCCGCCGTCTACGACGACCCGGAGCGTCTCGACATCACCCGACAAGATCCGCCGGCCATCCTTAATTTCGGTGGCGGCGTGCACTACTGCCTGGGTGCGCATCTGGCGCGGCTGGAGCTGACCGAGGCGCTGCGGGTGATCACCGCCCGCATGCCCAAGCCCCGCCAGACCGGGCCCAGCCCATGGAAGGGCATGGCCGGAATCACCGGACCGCTCAGCGTGCCCCTGGAGTTCGACCCCGGACACTGA
- a CDS encoding 50S ribosomal protein L25/general stress protein Ctc translates to MAKSAVNQLTVSVRAQTGKGASRRARREGKIPAVLYGHGADPQHLELPGHDYAAVLRHSGTNAVLTLDIAGKEQLALTKSLDIHPVRRNIVHADLVVVRRGEKVVVEVNVVIEGEAGPDTLVSREADAIEIEAEALSIPEQLTVNIDGAEPGTQFTAGQITLPPGVNLISDPDMLVVNVVNAPTAAELEEEGAGQAAEAPEAEAAAEAEGGSEAQAEAASDESE, encoded by the coding sequence ATGGCTAAATCCGCAGTCAACCAGCTGACCGTCTCGGTCCGTGCCCAGACCGGCAAGGGCGCGTCCCGCCGCGCCCGCCGCGAGGGCAAGATCCCCGCCGTCCTCTACGGCCACGGCGCAGACCCGCAGCACCTGGAACTGCCCGGACACGACTACGCCGCGGTGCTGCGCCACTCGGGCACCAACGCGGTGCTCACCCTGGACATCGCCGGCAAGGAACAGCTGGCGCTGACCAAATCGCTCGACATCCACCCGGTCCGCCGCAACATCGTGCACGCCGACCTCGTGGTCGTGCGCCGCGGCGAGAAGGTGGTGGTCGAGGTCAACGTCGTCATCGAGGGCGAGGCCGGACCCGACACCCTGGTCTCCCGCGAGGCCGACGCCATCGAGATCGAGGCCGAGGCGCTGTCGATTCCCGAGCAGCTGACCGTCAACATCGACGGCGCCGAGCCCGGCACCCAGTTCACCGCCGGGCAGATCACCCTGCCGCCGGGCGTCAACCTGATCTCCGACCCCGACATGCTGGTGGTCAACGTGGTGAACGCGCCGACGGCCGCCGAGCTCGAGGAAGAGGGTGCCGGCCAAGCCGCCGAGGCTCCCGAAGCCGAAGCTGCCGCGGAAGCAGAGGGCGGCTCGGAGGCTCAGGCCGAGGCCGCCTCGGACGAGTCCGAGTAA
- the pth gene encoding aminoacyl-tRNA hydrolase, which yields MADPLLVVGLGNPGENYARTRHNVGFMVADLLAARLGSKFKAHKRSGAEVVTGRLAGHAVVVAKPRCYMNESGRQVGPLAKFYSVDPADVIAIHDDLDLEFGRIRLKLGGGEGGHNGLRSVAAALGTKDFQRVRIGIGRPPGRKDPAAFVLENFAAAERAEIPTICEQAADATELLIQTGLEPAQNVVHAW from the coding sequence ATGGCCGATCCGCTGTTGGTGGTCGGCCTGGGCAACCCCGGCGAAAACTACGCCCGCACCCGGCACAACGTCGGGTTCATGGTTGCCGACCTGCTCGCCGCACGACTGGGGTCAAAGTTCAAGGCGCACAAGCGCTCCGGGGCCGAAGTCGTCACCGGTCGGCTAGCCGGACACGCGGTGGTGGTGGCCAAGCCCCGCTGCTACATGAACGAGTCCGGCCGGCAGGTGGGGCCGCTGGCCAAGTTCTACTCGGTGGACCCGGCGGACGTCATCGCCATTCACGACGACCTCGATCTCGAGTTCGGTCGCATCCGGCTCAAGCTCGGCGGCGGCGAAGGCGGTCACAACGGGCTGCGTTCGGTGGCTGCGGCGTTGGGTACCAAGGACTTTCAGCGGGTCCGCATCGGGATCGGCCGTCCACCCGGGCGAAAGGACCCGGCGGCCTTCGTGCTGGAGAACTTCGCCGCCGCCGAGCGCGCCGAAATCCCCACCATCTGCGAACAGGCCGCCGACGCCACCGAGTTGCTCATCCAAACGGGGCTAGAGCCCGCCCAGAACGTCGTCCACGCTTGGTAA
- a CDS encoding AraC family transcriptional regulator — protein MTVSASTARVLSGSASLVELRRGGRARAGSYLYEGDRLVTGWHSHDLHQIQYAIGGVVEVETAAAHYLLPPQQAAWIPVGLEHQATMTPDVRSVAVMFDPELLPPVDNRARILAVSPLIRQMMIYALRWSIDRADSDPVSDGFFQTLGHLVFEALDHEAPLSLPTSTNPIVAAAMSYTKAHLDSVTVTDVSRFVAVSERTLRRQFDESIGMPWRTYLLHARMLRAMARLAAPGQSVQQTATAVGFDSLSAFTRAFTAFCGETPSTYRRRLPSVDDVLGGL, from the coding sequence GTGACCGTCTCCGCATCTACGGCCAGAGTTTTATCCGGATCGGCCAGCCTTGTCGAGTTGCGCCGCGGTGGCCGCGCCCGCGCCGGCAGCTACCTCTACGAGGGCGACCGGCTGGTTACCGGGTGGCACTCGCACGATCTGCATCAGATCCAGTACGCGATCGGCGGGGTTGTCGAGGTCGAGACCGCGGCCGCGCACTATCTGCTGCCGCCGCAGCAGGCGGCCTGGATTCCCGTCGGGCTGGAACATCAGGCCACCATGACCCCCGACGTCCGCAGTGTGGCGGTGATGTTCGATCCCGAGCTGCTTCCGCCGGTCGACAACCGGGCGCGGATCCTGGCCGTCTCGCCGCTGATCCGCCAGATGATGATCTACGCGCTGCGCTGGTCGATCGACCGGGCCGACAGCGACCCGGTCTCCGACGGCTTCTTCCAGACCCTCGGCCATCTGGTCTTCGAGGCGCTCGATCATGAAGCGCCGCTGAGCCTTCCGACGTCGACCAATCCGATTGTGGCCGCCGCGATGAGCTACACCAAGGCGCACCTGGACTCGGTGACGGTCACCGACGTCAGCCGCTTCGTCGCCGTGTCCGAGCGCACGCTGCGTCGCCAATTCGACGAGTCGATCGGCATGCCTTGGCGCACATACCTTTTGCACGCGCGGATGCTGCGCGCGATGGCTCGGCTCGCGGCGCCGGGTCAGTCGGTGCAGCAGACCGCCACGGCGGTGGGCTTCGACAGCCTGAGCGCGTTCACCCGCGCGTTCACCGCATTTTGTGGTGAGACGCCGTCGACATATCGGCGACGGTTACCAAGCGTGGACGACGTTCTGGGCGGGCTCTAG
- a CDS encoding amidohydrolase family protein — MNTDDLILVSIDDHVVEPPDMFLRHVPAKYKDEAPIVVTDDKGVDQWMYQGRPQGVSGLNAVVSWPAEEWGRDPAGFAEMRPGVYDIHERVRDMNRNGILASMCFPTFTGFSARHLNMTREDVTLVMVSAYNDWHIDEWAGSYPDRFIPIAILPTWTPDGMCAEIRRVAAKGCRAVTMPELPHLEGLPSYHDEEYWGPVFRTLSECNVVMCLHIGTGFGAISMAPNAPIDNMIILATQVSAMCAQDLLWGPAMRNYPDLRFAFSEGGIGWIPFYLDRSDRHYTNQKWLRRDFGSQLPSEVFREHSLACYVTDKTSLKLRHEIGIDIIAWECDYPHSDCFWPDAPEQVLAELTAAGADDTDINKITWQNACNFFSWDPFARTPREQATVKALRAKGSDVDVSIRPRKEWARLYEQKQLAGLKTT, encoded by the coding sequence ATGAACACCGACGACCTGATCCTGGTGAGCATCGACGACCACGTCGTGGAGCCGCCCGACATGTTTCTGCGCCACGTGCCGGCCAAGTACAAGGACGAGGCGCCGATCGTCGTCACCGACGACAAGGGTGTCGACCAGTGGATGTATCAGGGCAGGCCGCAGGGCGTGAGCGGGTTGAATGCCGTGGTGTCGTGGCCCGCCGAGGAGTGGGGCCGCGACCCCGCCGGCTTCGCCGAGATGCGCCCCGGCGTCTACGACATCCACGAACGCGTCCGCGACATGAACCGCAACGGCATCCTGGCGTCGATGTGCTTCCCGACCTTCACCGGTTTCTCCGCCCGGCACCTCAACATGACGCGCGAAGACGTCACCCTGGTGATGGTGTCGGCGTACAACGACTGGCACATCGACGAGTGGGCGGGGTCCTATCCCGACCGGTTCATCCCGATCGCCATTCTGCCGACGTGGACTCCCGACGGCATGTGCGCCGAGATCCGCCGGGTCGCGGCCAAGGGCTGCCGGGCGGTCACCATGCCGGAACTGCCGCACCTGGAAGGGCTTCCGAGCTATCACGACGAGGAGTACTGGGGCCCGGTGTTTCGCACGCTGTCCGAGTGCAACGTGGTGATGTGTCTGCACATCGGCACCGGTTTCGGGGCGATCAGCATGGCGCCCAACGCGCCGATCGACAACATGATCATCCTGGCCACCCAGGTGTCGGCGATGTGTGCGCAGGATCTGCTGTGGGGCCCGGCGATGCGCAACTACCCCGACCTGAGGTTCGCGTTCTCCGAGGGCGGCATCGGTTGGATCCCGTTCTACCTGGATCGCAGCGACCGGCACTACACCAACCAGAAGTGGCTGCGCCGCGACTTCGGCTCTCAACTGCCGTCCGAGGTGTTCCGCGAGCACTCCCTGGCCTGCTACGTCACCGACAAGACGTCACTGAAGCTGCGCCACGAGATCGGCATCGACATCATCGCCTGGGAGTGCGACTACCCGCACTCCGACTGCTTCTGGCCCGATGCCCCCGAGCAGGTGCTCGCCGAACTGACCGCCGCCGGCGCCGACGACACCGACATCAACAAGATCACCTGGCAGAACGCCTGCAACTTCTTCAGCTGGGACCCGTTCGCCCGCACACCCCGCGAGCAGGCCACGGTTAAAGCGTTGCGCGCCAAGGGATCCGACGTCGACGTGTCGATCCGCCCGCGCAAGGAGTGGGCGCGGCTCTACGAGCAAAAGCAGCTGGCAGGCCTGAAAACTACGTAA
- a CDS encoding fatty acyl-AMP ligase translates to MSRFTEKMFHNARIATTGMVTGEPHEPVRHTWGEVHERARRIAGGLAAAGIGLGDAIGVLAGFPVEIAPTAQGLWMRGASLTMLHQPTPRTDLVVWAEDTMNVIGMIEAKAVIVSEPFLVAIPVLQEKGITVLTVADLLASEPIDPIEVGEDDLALMQLTSGSTGSPKAVQITHRNIYSNAEAMFIGAQYDIHKDVMVSWLPCFHDMGMVGFLTIPMYFGAELVKVTPMDFLRDTLLWAKLIDKYQGTMTAAPNFAYALLAKRLRRNAKPGDFDLSTLRFALSGAEPVEPADVEDLLDAGRPFGLRSSAILPAYGMAETTLAVSFSECNAGLVVDEVDADLLAALRRAVPATKGNTRRLATLGPLLKDLEARVIDEQGNVMPPRGVGVIELRGESLTPGYLTMGGFIPAQDEHGWYDTGDLGYLTDEGHVVVCGRVKDVIIMAGRNIYPTDIERAAGRVDGVRPGCAVAVRLDAGHSRETFAVAVESNAFEDPAAVRRIEHQVAHEVLKEVDVRPRNVVVLGPGTIPKTPSGKLRRANSVTLVT, encoded by the coding sequence GTGAGCAGGTTTACCGAGAAGATGTTCCATAATGCCCGGATCGCGACGACGGGCATGGTCACTGGTGAACCCCACGAACCCGTCCGCCACACCTGGGGCGAGGTGCACGAGCGCGCCCGGCGCATCGCCGGTGGCCTGGCCGCCGCGGGCATCGGCCTCGGCGACGCCATCGGCGTCCTGGCCGGTTTCCCGGTGGAGATCGCCCCGACGGCCCAGGGGCTGTGGATGCGCGGCGCCAGCCTGACCATGCTGCACCAGCCCACCCCGCGCACCGACCTGGTCGTGTGGGCCGAGGACACCATGAACGTCATCGGCATGATCGAGGCCAAGGCGGTGATCGTCTCCGAGCCCTTCCTGGTGGCCATCCCGGTCCTGCAGGAGAAGGGCATCACCGTCCTGACCGTTGCCGACCTGCTGGCGTCGGAGCCGATCGACCCCATCGAGGTCGGCGAGGACGACCTGGCGCTGATGCAGCTGACGTCCGGGTCCACCGGCTCGCCCAAGGCCGTCCAGATCACCCACCGCAACATCTACTCCAACGCCGAGGCGATGTTCATCGGCGCCCAGTACGACATTCACAAGGACGTCATGGTCAGCTGGCTGCCCTGCTTCCACGACATGGGCATGGTCGGCTTCCTGACGATCCCGATGTACTTCGGCGCCGAGCTGGTCAAGGTCACGCCGATGGACTTCCTGCGTGACACCCTGCTGTGGGCCAAGCTCATCGACAAATACCAGGGCACCATGACCGCGGCGCCCAACTTCGCCTACGCGCTGCTGGCCAAGCGGTTACGCCGCAACGCCAAGCCCGGCGACTTCGACCTGTCCACGCTGCGTTTCGCGCTGTCCGGCGCCGAGCCCGTCGAACCCGCCGACGTGGAGGATCTGCTGGACGCGGGCCGGCCGTTCGGCTTGCGGTCCTCGGCGATCCTGCCGGCCTACGGCATGGCCGAGACCACGCTGGCCGTGTCGTTCTCGGAATGCAACGCGGGGCTGGTCGTCGACGAGGTCGACGCCGACCTGCTGGCCGCCCTGCGCCGGGCAGTGCCCGCCACCAAGGGCAACACCCGCCGGCTGGCCACGCTGGGGCCCCTGCTCAAGGACCTCGAGGCGCGCGTCATCGACGAGCAGGGCAACGTGATGCCCCCGCGCGGCGTCGGGGTCATCGAGCTGCGCGGCGAGTCGCTGACGCCCGGCTACCTCACCATGGGCGGCTTCATCCCGGCCCAGGACGAGCACGGCTGGTATGACACCGGCGACCTCGGCTACCTCACCGACGAGGGTCACGTGGTGGTGTGCGGCCGCGTCAAGGACGTGATCATCATGGCCGGCCGCAACATCTACCCGACCGACATCGAGCGGGCGGCGGGCCGCGTCGACGGCGTCCGCCCGGGTTGCGCGGTGGCGGTGCGCCTCGACGCCGGACATTCGCGCGAGACCTTCGCCGTCGCCGTCGAGTCCAACGCGTTCGAGGACCCCGCCGCGGTGCGGCGCATCGAGCACCAGGTGGCCCACGAGGTGCTCAAGGAGGTCGACGTGCGGCCCCGCAACGTCGTGGTGCTCGGGCCGGGCACCATCCCGAAGACGCCGTCGGGCAAGCTGCGCCGGGCGAACTCGGTGACGTTGGTTACGTAG